A DNA window from Flavobacterium sp. contains the following coding sequences:
- a CDS encoding methyltransferase, producing MYEKTFPNKRFRLTLEFLKKHVNTSETIFDFGVPNPFSKIMEENGYTVKNTKGEDLDNDHTALQTEEYTVFTAFEIFEHLLNPYTVLENVKCDKLLISIPLRLWFSSAYRSKTDMWDRHYHEFEDWQLDWLLEKTGWEITDRLQFTHPVKKLGLRPLLRYFTPRYYIVVAEKVKK from the coding sequence ATGTACGAAAAAACGTTTCCGAATAAAAGATTTAGACTTACCCTTGAATTTTTAAAAAAGCACGTTAACACATCTGAAACTATTTTTGATTTTGGTGTACCAAATCCATTTTCTAAAATAATGGAAGAAAACGGCTATACAGTAAAAAACACCAAAGGCGAAGATTTAGATAACGATCATACTGCTTTACAAACAGAAGAATATACCGTTTTTACAGCATTTGAAATTTTCGAACATTTACTAAATCCATACACGGTTTTAGAAAACGTAAAATGTGATAAATTATTGATTTCAATTCCGTTGCGTTTATGGTTTTCGTCAGCTTATCGTTCTAAAACGGATATGTGGGACAGACATTATCACGAATTTGAAGACTGGCAGTTAGACTGGCTTTTAGAAAAAACGGGATGGGAAATTACTGATCGACTTCAATTTACACATCCGGTGAAAAAGCTTGGACTTAGACCATTATTACGATATTTCACTCCAAGATATTATATTGTTGTGGCAGAGAAAGTAAAGAAATAA
- a CDS encoding glycosyltransferase family A protein: MRYYIVIPAHNEQDLIGLTLQSLVSQTVLPSKIVVVNDNSTDKTEEVVLGFAKDNPFISVVNKTSDAIHLPGSKVIQAFQKGFETLDADYDIIVKIDGDLIFPPNYFETIIKHFESDAKIGMAGGFCYIDKNGEWVLENLTDKDHIRGALKAYRKETFQQIGGLKPAMGWDTVDELLCKYYGWKIVTDESLHVKHLKPTGANYNKTARYKQGEAFYTLGYGFWITAIASAKLAMMKKKPFLFLDYIKGFLKAKKAKTPLLVTPEQAKFIRNYRLQKMKQKLI; encoded by the coding sequence ATGAGATATTACATCGTTATTCCCGCACACAACGAGCAAGATTTAATTGGCCTTACTTTACAATCTTTGGTTTCTCAGACTGTGCTACCATCAAAAATTGTGGTTGTTAATGATAATTCGACTGATAAAACGGAAGAAGTTGTTTTAGGATTTGCAAAGGATAATCCTTTTATTTCTGTTGTAAACAAAACTTCGGATGCAATTCATTTACCGGGAAGCAAAGTAATTCAGGCATTTCAAAAAGGTTTTGAAACTTTGGATGCTGATTATGATATTATTGTAAAAATAGACGGTGATTTAATTTTTCCTCCAAATTACTTTGAAACTATAATCAAACATTTCGAATCTGATGCTAAAATCGGAATGGCTGGCGGATTCTGCTACATCGATAAAAACGGCGAATGGGTTTTAGAAAACCTAACCGATAAAGATCACATTCGCGGAGCGCTAAAAGCGTACAGAAAAGAAACATTTCAGCAAATTGGCGGTTTAAAACCTGCAATGGGCTGGGATACCGTTGATGAATTATTGTGTAAATATTACGGATGGAAAATTGTTACTGATGAATCTTTACATGTAAAACATCTTAAACCAACAGGTGCCAATTACAACAAAACGGCCCGCTATAAGCAAGGTGAGGCTTTTTACACTTTAGGATATGGTTTTTGGATTACAGCAATTGCATCGGCAAAATTGGCGATGATGAAGAAAAAACCATTTCTGTTTTTAGATTACATTAAAGGTTTTTTGAAAGCCAAAAAAGCCAAAACGCCTTTATTAGTAACTCCTGAACAAGCTAAATTTATTAGAAATTATCGTTTGCAGAAAATGAAACAAAAGTTAATTTGA
- a CDS encoding ABC transporter permease — protein sequence MMLIRYLSQIGRYFLMLKEIFNKQTKWPVMRNLIFKEIDDLIIDSLGIVCFISFFVGGVVSIQTALNLTNPLIPKYLIGFATRQSVILEFAPTFISVIMAGKMGSFITSSIGTMRVTEQIDALEVMGVNSLNYLVFPKIIALLLYPFVIGISMFLGIFGGWLAGVYGGFTTSADFISGAQMEFIPFHITYAFIKTLIFAMLLATIPSFHGYYMKGGALEVGKASTISFVWTSVSIILFNYILTQLLLGS from the coding sequence ATGATGCTAATTCGTTATTTATCTCAAATAGGAAGATATTTTTTAATGCTCAAGGAAATTTTCAATAAACAGACCAAATGGCCTGTTATGCGAAATTTAATTTTCAAGGAAATTGATGATTTAATTATTGACTCTCTTGGAATCGTTTGCTTTATATCTTTCTTCGTTGGAGGTGTTGTTTCTATTCAAACAGCATTAAACTTAACAAACCCTTTAATTCCAAAATATTTAATTGGTTTCGCCACACGTCAATCTGTAATTTTAGAATTTGCCCCTACTTTTATTTCGGTAATTATGGCCGGAAAAATGGGTTCTTTCATTACATCAAGTATTGGAACAATGCGCGTTACAGAACAAATTGATGCGCTAGAAGTTATGGGAGTAAACTCTCTTAATTATTTAGTTTTTCCAAAAATTATTGCCTTGCTATTGTATCCGTTCGTAATTGGAATCAGTATGTTTTTAGGGATTTTTGGTGGATGGCTTGCAGGTGTTTATGGTGGTTTTACCACTAGTGCCGATTTTATTTCCGGAGCACAAATGGAGTTTATTCCGTTTCACATTACGTATGCTTTCATCAAAACATTAATATTTGCTATGTTGTTAGCAACAATTCCATCATTTCACGGATATTATATGAAAGGTGGAGCTCTTGAAGTTGGTAAAGCAAGTACAATTTCGTTTGTTTGGACATCAGTATCCATCATTCTTTTTAATTATATACTAACACAATTGTTATTAGGATCATGA
- a CDS encoding ATP-binding cassette domain-containing protein: protein MIEVKNVEKSFGDSKVLKGVSTVFETGKTNLIIGQSGSGKTVLLKTLLGIHTPDNGTIEFDGRVYSELDPDEKRELRTEIGMVFQGSALFDSMTVEENVAFPLKMFTNDNKAKIKERVDFVLERVNLIDAHKKLPSEISGGMQKRVAIARAIVNNPKYLFCDEPNSGLDPNTSTLIDNLIQEITREYNITTVINTHDMNSVMEIGENIVFLKKGLKAWQGTKEEIFRTDNKDIVKFVYSSNLFKKVREAYLKG from the coding sequence ATGATAGAAGTAAAAAATGTAGAAAAATCATTTGGTGACAGCAAAGTCCTTAAAGGAGTTTCGACAGTTTTTGAAACTGGAAAGACCAACCTGATTATTGGACAAAGTGGATCTGGGAAAACTGTTTTATTAAAAACCTTATTAGGAATTCATACGCCAGATAATGGAACAATTGAATTTGACGGAAGGGTTTATTCTGAATTAGATCCGGATGAAAAAAGAGAATTAAGAACCGAAATTGGAATGGTTTTTCAGGGAAGTGCTTTATTCGATTCGATGACAGTTGAAGAGAATGTAGCTTTTCCTCTTAAAATGTTTACCAACGATAATAAAGCCAAAATTAAAGAACGTGTTGATTTTGTTTTAGAAAGAGTAAACCTTATCGATGCACACAAAAAACTGCCGTCTGAGATCTCAGGAGGTATGCAGAAACGTGTGGCGATTGCCCGCGCTATTGTAAACAACCCAAAGTATTTATTTTGTGATGAGCCAAACTCTGGTCTGGATCCAAATACCTCAACTTTAATTGACAACCTGATTCAGGAAATTACGCGTGAATATAATATCACAACTGTGATTAATACACACGATATGAACTCTGTAATGGAAATTGGAGAGAATATTGTTTTTCTTAAAAAAGGACTTAAAGCCTGGCAGGGAACTAAAGAAGAAATCTTTAGAACAGATAATAAAGACATTGTCAAGTTTGTTTATTCTTCAAACTTATTCAAGAAAGTACGTGAAGCGTATTTGAAAGGCTAA
- a CDS encoding SprT-like domain-containing protein, whose translation MNETLAKYIPEHAVKPVFDLIVANQVHLKIVNERQTRHGDYRRGPSGKHEITVNASLNKYRFLITLVHEIAHLVAFEKFGRNIKPHGNEWKYTFQRLMVPFIRPEIFPSQLLPLLARHFKNPSASSDTDTTLSLALKQYDLANDKNYIFEIPYGSIFRIKNGKIFKKIAVRTKRFECLEISSGRTYLFNPNAEVELLPVKN comes from the coding sequence TTGAACGAAACTTTAGCAAAATACATTCCCGAACACGCAGTCAAGCCTGTTTTTGATTTGATAGTGGCCAATCAGGTTCATTTGAAGATTGTAAACGAGCGTCAGACGCGTCATGGTGATTATAGACGCGGACCAAGTGGGAAACATGAAATTACGGTTAATGCAAGTTTGAATAAATACAGGTTTTTGATTACACTCGTTCATGAAATTGCACATTTAGTTGCTTTTGAAAAATTTGGACGAAATATAAAACCGCACGGAAACGAGTGGAAATATACTTTTCAGCGTTTAATGGTTCCATTTATACGTCCGGAGATATTTCCTAGTCAGCTTTTACCTTTGCTGGCAAGACATTTTAAAAATCCATCAGCAAGCAGCGATACAGATACGACTTTATCTTTGGCATTAAAACAATATGATTTAGCAAACGATAAAAACTACATTTTTGAAATTCCATACGGAAGCATTTTCAGAATTAAAAATGGCAAAATTTTCAAGAAAATAGCCGTAAGAACAAAACGTTTTGAGTGTCTTGAAATAAGCTCAGGAAGAACCTATCTTTTTAATCCAAATGCTGAGGTGGAACTTTTGCCAGTGAAAAATTAA
- a CDS encoding SDR family oxidoreductase yields MKNIIVTGTSRGIGYELALQFANAGNQVLAISRKTPKTLLEHKNVTCLSIDLADETALHEVESFLSSTWKKVDAVVHNAGALIWKPFAETTQADFESIYKVNVFAVANLTRICLPYLQKGSHVVTISSIGGVRGSLKFAGLAAYSSSKGAVITLTELLAEEYKEKGISFNVLALGSVQTEMLNEAFPGYQAPISAEGMATYIYDFTLNGNKYFNGKVLEVSSTNP; encoded by the coding sequence ATGAAAAATATTATTGTTACTGGAACGAGTAGAGGAATAGGATACGAATTAGCATTGCAGTTTGCAAATGCCGGAAATCAGGTTTTAGCGATTTCCAGAAAAACTCCTAAAACACTTTTAGAACATAAAAACGTTACCTGCTTATCAATTGATTTGGCAGATGAAACTGCATTGCACGAAGTAGAAAGTTTTCTTTCTTCAACATGGAAAAAAGTTGATGCAGTTGTACATAATGCCGGAGCTTTAATATGGAAACCTTTTGCAGAAACGACGCAGGCAGATTTTGAAAGTATTTATAAAGTAAATGTTTTTGCTGTGGCAAATCTTACCAGAATTTGTCTTCCGTATTTACAAAAAGGAAGTCATGTTGTAACCATAAGTTCGATTGGCGGCGTACGCGGAAGTTTAAAATTTGCAGGTTTGGCAGCTTATAGTTCTAGTAAAGGCGCCGTGATTACTTTAACCGAATTATTAGCAGAAGAATATAAAGAAAAAGGAATTTCTTTTAATGTGCTAGCTCTGGGGTCTGTACAAACAGAAATGCTGAATGAAGCTTTCCCGGGTTACCAAGCTCCGATTTCAGCCGAAGGAATGGCAACTTATATTTATGATTTTACTCTTAACGGAAATAAATATTTTAATGGAAAAGTACTTGAGGTTTCCTCTACTAATCCATAA
- a CDS encoding M28 family peptidase, which translates to MKKLYFLLPFVFLGCKTNTSTVGQKEAKPESVEITYKVEESDVSDFLKYLSSDELEGRETGTKGIEKAAVFLEDFLKKIDIKPYFKTYRDTLTNFKSPAFNIVGVLEGTDPVLKNEFVVLSAHYDHIGIEKKQQPDQIYNGANDDASGVTAVAQLAKYFSKTKSNKRSILIVFFAGEEKGLLGSKSMAPKLKAKNFNLYTQLNIEMIGVPMKRDYLAYITGFDKSNMAEKINEYTGKKTIGFLPKEAEYKLFYRSDNYSFFEAFGKPCQSISTFDFENFDFYHHVSDEFKVMDIPHMTAFIQEFLPAVTKIATTPTEEIVMNK; encoded by the coding sequence ATGAAAAAACTTTACTTTCTACTTCCATTTGTTTTTCTGGGATGTAAAACCAATACATCAACAGTAGGTCAAAAAGAAGCAAAACCAGAATCTGTTGAAATCACGTATAAAGTTGAAGAATCTGATGTTTCAGATTTTTTAAAATATCTTTCTTCAGATGAATTAGAAGGTCGCGAAACCGGAACAAAAGGAATTGAAAAAGCAGCCGTTTTTTTAGAAGATTTCCTAAAGAAAATTGACATTAAACCTTACTTTAAAACGTACAGAGATACATTAACTAACTTCAAATCTCCGGCTTTTAATATTGTGGGAGTTTTAGAAGGAACAGATCCGGTTCTTAAAAATGAATTTGTGGTTTTAAGCGCACACTACGATCATATCGGAATTGAGAAAAAACAACAGCCTGACCAAATTTATAACGGTGCAAATGATGATGCTTCGGGAGTAACGGCAGTTGCGCAATTGGCAAAATATTTCAGTAAAACAAAATCAAACAAAAGAAGTATTCTTATTGTGTTTTTTGCCGGAGAAGAAAAAGGCTTGTTAGGTTCAAAAAGTATGGCTCCAAAACTAAAAGCTAAAAACTTCAATTTATATACCCAGCTGAATATCGAAATGATCGGCGTTCCTATGAAACGTGATTATCTGGCTTATATAACCGGTTTTGATAAATCGAATATGGCAGAAAAAATAAATGAATATACTGGAAAAAAAACAATCGGATTTTTGCCTAAAGAAGCCGAATATAAATTGTTTTACAGATCTGATAATTATTCATTTTTTGAAGCTTTCGGAAAACCATGTCAGTCTATAAGTACTTTTGATTTTGAGAATTTCGATTTTTATCACCACGTTTCAGACGAATTTAAAGTAATGGATATTCCGCACATGACAGCTTTTATTCAGGAATTTTTACCGGCTGTAACTAAAATTGCAACAACACCAACAGAAGAAATTGTAATGAATAAATAA